The sequence below is a genomic window from Natrinema sp. DC36.
CCCATACCCGAAAGACGACCACGGCCGCGCGGAGTGTGTCGAACTCTTTCGCGAGGACTTTGAACAACGCCTCGAGACCGACGCGGAGTTTCGAGACGCGGTCGCCGACCTCGCGGGACAGACACTCGGCTGTTGGTGCCAGCGTCTCGAGGACGACGGTCCGGCCTGTCACGGGGAGGTAATCGCCGAGCACGCCGACCGACTCGCGGGTGAATCCGATGA
It includes:
- a CDS encoding DUF4326 domain-containing protein → MTDTTQARLDGGVKTTVGHNRKDPHDVYIGRGDRGDAHLNNTPIGERGWLGNPYPKDDHGRAECVELFREDFEQRLETDAEFRDAVADLAGQTLGCWCQRLEDDGPACHGEVIAEHADRLAGESDE